The following are encoded together in the Bradyrhizobium algeriense genome:
- a CDS encoding nitronate monooxygenase codes for MGNYGDPQVTARLQAKLKLPVFVAPMFLVSGRNLVVASSSNGVLGSIPALNARTTEILDSWISDIAAKLETASAAAPFAVNLIAHASNTRLDADVDLMIKHKVPIAISSVGSPDRLIDSIHSYGGLVFSDAATVRHAKRAASAGVDGLVLLSAGAGGNTGWLNPFSFLAEVRQFFDGPIALAGGLSSGRQIAAAEMMGADFVLMGTTFIATHESEADQRYRDMLIESGADDVVTTDKLTGIPANMLRASLEKSGFIDGGNHKGFSVNRDTELMKMWRDIWSAGHGVGGVTRIASVRDEVERLVQERAVTLMRNQSMAEVY; via the coding sequence ATGGGAAATTATGGCGATCCGCAAGTGACCGCTCGGCTCCAGGCCAAGCTCAAGTTGCCAGTCTTTGTCGCGCCGATGTTTCTCGTTTCCGGTCGAAACCTTGTCGTCGCGTCGTCGTCAAACGGCGTTCTTGGGTCCATTCCGGCTCTCAACGCGAGAACTACTGAGATCCTAGACTCCTGGATCAGCGATATTGCCGCGAAGCTGGAAACTGCGAGCGCGGCGGCTCCATTCGCAGTAAATCTTATCGCCCATGCGAGCAATACGAGACTCGATGCCGACGTCGACTTGATGATCAAGCATAAGGTGCCGATCGCCATATCCAGCGTAGGCAGCCCGGACCGGCTGATAGATAGTATCCATAGTTATGGTGGTCTGGTCTTCTCCGATGCCGCGACGGTTCGCCACGCAAAGCGCGCTGCGTCAGCAGGGGTCGACGGATTGGTGCTTCTAAGCGCCGGCGCTGGTGGCAATACGGGCTGGCTAAATCCATTCTCGTTCCTGGCGGAAGTTCGCCAATTTTTTGATGGTCCGATCGCACTTGCGGGAGGTCTTTCGTCAGGACGGCAGATCGCCGCTGCCGAGATGATGGGAGCGGATTTTGTGCTCATGGGCACTACTTTCATCGCAACGCATGAAAGCGAGGCGGATCAACGCTATCGAGACATGCTCATCGAAAGCGGCGCTGACGACGTTGTGACGACTGACAAGCTGACTGGCATCCCGGCAAACATGCTGCGCGCCAGTCTGGAAAAGTCCGGCTTTATCGATGGCGGAAATCACAAAGGTTTCAGCGTAAATCGCGATACCGAACTTATGAAAATGTGGCGTGATATCTGGAGCGCCGGCCATGGAGTAGGAGGCGTAACAAGAATTGCGAGTGTACGCGATGAAGTCGAAAGGTTGGTGCAGGAGAGGGCGGTTACCCTCATGAGAAATCAGTCAATGGCCGAAGTGTACTAG
- a CDS encoding enoyl-CoA hydratase — protein MMDNVLTEIGDRTLTIRLNRPEKRNALTRTMYSCLADALERAEADASIRVVVLTGNADCFTAGNNLSDGIIEGLDGPHGRFMSALAECSKPIIAVPCGIAVGIGVTMLLHCDLVYCGSHTNFRIPFVPLAVCPECASSYLLPRLVGHHRASEILLTGESFDATTALELGIVNGVFPNDQVEKVAKAKAALIATQPPASVRTTKMLMKRSIAEGVRETIKVEIEHLVRLQHGAEAIEAVNAFKEKRRADFSRFT, from the coding sequence ATGATGGACAATGTGCTGACCGAAATCGGTGATCGAACTCTAACCATCCGACTGAACCGACCGGAAAAGCGAAACGCGCTCACTCGCACGATGTATTCATGCCTCGCAGATGCCCTTGAACGGGCCGAGGCCGACGCTTCCATCAGGGTTGTCGTCCTGACGGGGAATGCTGATTGCTTTACGGCGGGCAACAACTTATCCGACGGCATTATCGAGGGGCTCGACGGACCCCACGGTCGGTTCATGAGTGCTTTGGCGGAATGCAGCAAGCCAATCATTGCCGTGCCATGCGGCATTGCCGTTGGGATCGGCGTGACGATGCTTCTGCACTGCGATCTCGTCTACTGCGGATCACATACAAATTTCAGAATTCCGTTCGTGCCGTTGGCGGTTTGTCCGGAGTGTGCATCGTCTTACCTATTGCCCCGGCTGGTCGGACATCATCGCGCGAGCGAAATCCTGCTCACGGGAGAATCGTTCGACGCGACGACGGCGCTCGAGCTGGGGATCGTGAACGGCGTGTTTCCCAACGACCAGGTTGAAAAGGTTGCCAAGGCGAAGGCGGCGCTCATCGCGACTCAGCCGCCTGCGTCGGTTCGGACGACGAAAATGCTGATGAAGAGGTCAATTGCGGAAGGCGTTCGCGAGACGATCAAGGTCGAAATAGAGCATTTGGTTCGGCTTCAGCATGGAGCTGAAGCAATAGAAGCGGTTAACGCATTCAAGGAGAAGCGCCGCGCCGACTTCTCGCGATTTACCTGA
- a CDS encoding thiolase family protein has protein sequence MEDVYIIGVGMTPFGRHLDKSLKQLVAWALNDALSDAGIDKSEIQAAFFGNAVQGFMEGQTCIRGQVALLPQGLHGIPVFNVENACATASSAFNLAVNHLRAGAGEVALAIGAEKMYDEDKAKMFAIFDSGWDVHTPKENANRLIALGQGIDPPPGSVSDRPYSVFMDVYAALGRQLMRLHDITQEQMAFVAAKNHTHAVDNERAQYRKPMTADEVLAGRAICYPLTLPMCAPISDGAAAAIICTGAALKRLGVQASRAVKVRASVIRSATARGGDDLENHITRLTARAAYEQAGVAPEDVDVVEVHDATAIGELIQSANLGLCELGAAGRFAQSGATTLGGRVPINPSGGLESKGHPIGATGIGQIFELVAQLRGEAGSRQVNNARIAVQENGGGLWGFEEAVAHIAVFERGAA, from the coding sequence ATGGAAGACGTCTATATCATCGGTGTCGGGATGACACCGTTCGGTCGACATTTGGATAAGAGCCTGAAACAGCTTGTCGCGTGGGCTTTGAATGATGCGTTGAGCGATGCAGGCATCGACAAATCCGAGATCCAGGCTGCTTTCTTTGGAAACGCCGTCCAAGGGTTCATGGAGGGGCAGACTTGCATCCGCGGGCAGGTCGCGCTGTTGCCCCAAGGCCTTCATGGAATCCCGGTCTTCAACGTGGAAAACGCCTGTGCGACGGCGTCGTCCGCGTTCAATCTCGCGGTGAACCATCTGCGCGCCGGAGCCGGTGAGGTCGCCCTCGCAATAGGCGCCGAGAAAATGTACGACGAGGACAAGGCGAAGATGTTCGCCATCTTCGATTCGGGTTGGGATGTCCATACACCGAAGGAAAATGCGAATCGGTTGATTGCTCTCGGTCAGGGTATCGATCCGCCTCCCGGGAGTGTGTCCGATCGGCCCTACAGTGTCTTCATGGACGTCTACGCCGCTCTTGGTCGACAGTTGATGCGTTTGCACGATATCACCCAGGAGCAAATGGCCTTTGTCGCCGCCAAGAACCACACCCATGCGGTCGACAACGAAAGAGCACAGTATCGTAAGCCAATGACTGCCGATGAAGTCCTGGCGGGGCGCGCCATTTGCTACCCGTTGACGCTGCCCATGTGTGCGCCGATTTCTGACGGCGCTGCGGCCGCCATCATCTGCACCGGCGCGGCGCTCAAGCGTTTGGGTGTTCAGGCGTCTCGCGCGGTCAAGGTACGGGCGAGCGTCATTCGCTCCGCGACGGCGCGCGGGGGTGATGATCTCGAGAATCATATCACCCGGCTCACGGCTAGAGCTGCCTATGAACAGGCGGGCGTAGCGCCCGAGGATGTCGACGTGGTGGAGGTCCATGACGCCACCGCGATCGGCGAGCTCATCCAGAGCGCCAATCTCGGGCTGTGCGAGCTCGGAGCCGCCGGCAGGTTTGCGCAGAGTGGGGCCACAACGTTGGGCGGCCGCGTGCCCATCAACCCATCGGGCGGCCTCGAATCGAAGGGCCATCCGATCGGGGCGACCGGCATTGGACAGATCTTCGAACTCGTTGCGCAGTTGCGAGGCGAAGCAGGGTCGCGCCAGGTGAATAATGCCCGGATTGCCGTCCAGGAAAATGGTGGGGGGCTTTGGGGGTTCGAGGAAGCCGTCGCCCACATTGCTGTGTTCGAACGCGGCGCTGCCTGA